TAGTTATCATCACTAGAGACTCGCTGATTTCTGTAATCAGTCTCCGATCCACTGCGACTATACGCTGCTTTCTGTAATCAATCCCAATCCGCGCATCGAATAACCTTTAAATAAGTCTGTAATCAAAGCTCGCTTTGCGTTTACTTGATTTCTATAGCATCGCAGCtcgaaaacaaacaaataatgGAACTTCCTAGTGTACAGAACAGTAAGGGGCAATACTCGCCACTGATCACAGCTGAGCACTACAAAAATACAATCACAGGGATTCGGAAAGCCTAATTAACAAGTCAGTCAAGGAAATCGAGGAGCAGAAACAATTCAAGATAAGCTACTGCTTTAAACtcatcaaaagaaaagagaagctGCTCTTAAATTATTCCCGTCCACCATCATCGTTGTTGTCACCGTCCATGTCCATGGTCTCCCCAACATCGAGGGAGAATTTGTACTCTTGATCGCATCCAAAGTAGGAGTCGCACATGAAGTAGAGCATGTAGTGCCTCGACCCAGGCTCCGAGGGAGCCGTGAAGTTGAGCTTCACCCTCGACCTCCTCTGGAGGCTCAGCCTCTTGATGGCCATCAGCTGGTTCGTCTTCGTGTCCCCCACGACAAGCCACCACACCTCCTCCTTGGTCTTTGGGAACCTTGGGGCGTTCACTGGCCCAACCTCCGGTAGCCCCTCCATATCCCTCTCCAGGTTGACCTCCAAGTACACGTCATCCCCTGCCCTCACCCTGTACACGTGATCCTCGTCATCCTCTGCACTCATCCTCTCTGCGCCCACAACACGATGATCGACCCCTATGTTCGGGAATCGGTTGCAGAACCTCGCTACGTCCTGCATTTGGGAGTCGGACATCTGGAGCAGCTCCCGCCTAGCCTCATCGTCTAATTCCATTATCTCAAACACTGTCTCGATGGGCTTCCCCGGGTTATCTTGGCACCTCCTGGCAAGCTCCCTAGTGAAGTGGGGCAACTGCAGGAGCACTGCGTCCTTCTCCCACATGCCCTGCGTCACCATCTGGCACATCTCCATTGCAAGCAGCGCAGGGCTGAGCCACCCACTCGTGGCAACCACATCCACCAACGCGTGCAGCAGCCTAATGGCCAAACCAACCACCTCTCTCTGGTCGAGTGCCAGGTTGCCGCCCACATGCTGCCTCGAGAAATGGGCCTGCAGCAGTGCATTCGCCTTGATGTGTGGGTCTGTGCACTTGGGATTGTCGAATGAAAACCTCTGGTGGCTGATGAGCTTCCGCACCACTTCCTCCTCCCCTGGCCTGATTGGAAGCTGATCGTACTCCGATGCTGATGCCACAATCTCAAGCAGACCCTTCATCCTCGTCTTGGAGGTCAATGAGGAGCTGAACCGCTCTATCGTGGTGTAGCTCACATAGTGATACGCAGAGATATGGCCAAGGTTAAGCGGTTGGATATCATCTTCAATTAAGATGCACTTGCTCGCCTCCAGGTCACTGAGGGTGTTCTCCACAAGCTCAGAAAGGTGGTCAGAGAGATGCCTTGCAGTAGTCCCCTGGAGGCCGTAGTAATTTGGATTCTTCATCAGCCGCCTGTACATGAAGGTCCATGTTATGTTATCTACCGCCTCCTGCTGGTTCGTGATGGTCCCAGCCACGACCTCAGCATTAATGTTGTCATGCACGAAGTGCTGTATGTGGCTCTCCACGGGGAAGGCCTCGAATAAGAACTTCTTGTAGTACTCCTTCCTTGGCGCATGGCAAAGAATTACACACTTGCCAGAGTTGTCAATCAGGGGGCGAGAAGCCCGCCCCATCATCTGCAATAGATCAGTCACAGGATAGTCCGTGTGGGCATTTTCCCGCCCATCGTAGTACTGAGTTCCCATCACAATCACCAGATAAGCTGAGAGCGGAACCCCCCAGCACATGGAGCTGCTCATCACGCATACCTGAATCCACCCGGCTTCAAACAGGTGCATCACAACCTGCTGGTCGAGGCTTGACAGACCCTCATGCAAGTAGCCCACCCCGTGCCTTAGAGTGGCCCTCAGCATCTCCTCATTAACTTTCTCAACAAAGGGCTCCAAATCCTCCGCATTGTGAAGCAGGAATGCAGGCTCCTCTCCTCCAATGTCGGCGCTCGAATAGGTCATCAAGTCAACAGCCGTCAGCCTCACGTGCTTCCTGGTGGGAACAAACACCAGGGCAGGTTTTCCGCTCTTCGCATGCTGCACAATGGCTGTGTAAGTGGGCTTGGTCATTGCCTGCATCCTTGCCTCAAAGTTTGCTATGTCAACTCCCTGAATGTGGATCTCCAAGGGTGCAGGGCGGACATTAGGAGGGAAGTTGAAGAGGCCATGGGCAGTCGCCCCAATCCACTCCCCGAGATCCTTGGCATTAGCAAGAGAAGTCGAAAGAGCTACCATTCGGATCTTGTTCTCCACATGGGCTGCAATGTATCTCATCCTCGAGACAACCACCTCAAGCACAGGACCTCCCTGGCCCCCAATAAGATGGAGCTCATCGACAATGAAGAGGCTGACCTCCTGGACCTGCTTCCTCTGCCTCCACCGTCGAGTCAATGCATCCCACTTGTCTGGAGTGCTGATGATGATCTGAGCCTTATCGAGCAGTTTCAGATCAGTCGTCGATTCACCAGTTAGCTCGACCATCCTCATCCCTAGACCCTCCGGACCAAACTTCTTGCTCCAGTCACGGAACCGTTCCTTGGCAAGAGCTTCCAGAGGAGCAATGTAAACTACACGCATAAGACTGTTCGGGGCCTTCTGGTGATTCCTCAGAATTGCAAACTCAGCACATATGGTCTTCCCGCTCCCTGTTGGGGCTGCAACGAGGACATTATCATCCGTGTTATAGAGAACAGTGAAGACCTGGGTCTGGACTGGGTTGAAATGCTTGAAATCCTTATAAAGAGCTTCATAAGCTGGGTTTCTCAATGCAGTCACGGGCAATGGTTGAAGGTCAAGAAGCTCAGTCGGTGGAGGATACTTTTCAGGTAAAATAAGGTGCCGGAAAGAGACAGGCAACACAGTCTGTGACCCGAGCCACCTATCTGACACAACACGGATGTAATACTGAGGAGGGATTGGCTCGTAGATTGGAACGGTGAAGTTCAAAGTGTGGTCCTCGTCAATAAACTGCTTCTTCAGCAGAAAATACTCATGGTGGAGAATGTATTCCCCATCATTATCCTCCACAATCACCCAAAATGGCTCCACGTACCCATGAACTTTGTCCTCCCACTGGAAGTCTGGCGTGATTGTGAGCTCCACCCTCAGGACAGAGCGAGTGATAGGGAGGACATGTGCTGCAAGGTTCAGCTTCGGGAACTGGTGGATGAACTTATGAAGGGTCCGTCCCAGCTTTGGCGCCCGAATGAGCTCTCCCAGCTCCTGGGCTGAGAGGTCGTAGTACCTCTCCCAAGCCAAATCCTTCTTCTCCAGCTTCGTTAGAATCGCACTGGGGATACCAGCAAACTGGCGAAGGGGAGTCTGGACGCTCCACATCCTCTTGCTCACCATCTTGCAGAGGTTCAGAGCCTTCTCTGCAAGCTGCGCCCATCCTCGCTTCAAGACAATCTCGAAAAGGGCTCGCATAAGACGCCCCGCACTCTGaaccaaaaaataaaccaAAATAAGGGCACATCAATCATTAAATATACACCTCAAGattcaagggaaaaaaagattaattttaCAGCATGTGAACTTACAAACATACCTGAGTTATAAAAACCATGTCAGATGTCAGTGAAAGCCCTTCAAGCTTCAGCTGTGAGATATAGGCTTGGAGCAGAACATTGATCTTGGCACTCGGCTCCTCGAGACTCTCCTTTACTGGAATAGGAACACGATCCAACAGCTTTGCAAGCTCCATCTTCTCGTCTTGTCTCACAGTTACATATTTAAATTCTTCACTGAGTGAGAATAGCCGACACAGCTCAATGTCCCCCATTGTTGGCTTCAAGTGCTCATTGTAAGTGGAGATTGTCCCGTGAGTAATGTAGTAGTAGCTCGCTATGCGCCCCAAGTCCGTAACTTGAAAGTATCCACTCTTCCGATCATATTTAATCAGATTATTTCTGTCCAGGATGGTTGCAGCCGTATGGATCTGCCAAAAACAGGAAGGAAGAATAATACGTTAGAACACTCAAGAAAGAGCCCAGTACAGGAAAATATACGAGAAATTTGCACCCATTGTTACTATCAGCAGGACAAACATTAACACTACCATACCAACTTATCAAAATGTAAACAGGGACCAAATATATGTATTCAGAACCAATAAATTTCCCCACTTTGGActataaaaaaatcatctcaaatcagaaaacaaaattacaaaataataaacagTATCTTAAATGGATTTTACCAGAGGTATTCAACAATATGTTAATCAGAAAGTAGAAATAGACGACAAAGGTTTCATGCTACACCAATGCAAGAATAGCAAGACGAATCACTTGACTTGATATCAACATCAAATCAACAAGTCCATAATATCAAGAAATCAAGAAGGGAAAGTTACTTTATCCAATCGGAACACCAAAATGAATAAAAGAGAAGTTCGATTGAGATTGATACTTACCAAATCAGCCCTTCTTTCCTCCAGAGTTATGTCCTTCGTGAGAACATCAGGGGCTAAACCGTAAAGAGTAGGATTCCGCAGCATACGTACATACAGGTAAGTATACCCGAGCCAGCCACAAGCTTCTTTAGCATTTTGCACAGATCCAAGGACTATTTCTGCATTCAACTGATCAGCCAATTTTGACACGAACTGACTCTCAATAGGAAGCTGCTGATTCATCAGAGAGAGATAGTACTGAAGTTCACTGTGACCGGTAATGATTATTCCTTCTCCATAAGAATCATATTGGGGCCTTCCAGCACGACCCAACATCTGCATAACGTCCAGAGGACTCAATTCAGTCCATGCACCCTTCTCTGGATTGTAGATCTGCGTCCCCTTAATTATCACAGTGTGCGCAGGCAGATTGACACCCCATGCGAGAGTTGCAGTGGAGACCAAAACTTGGACAACTTTTTCTGCAAAGAGATCTTCCACAATGGTCCTGTCTCCCCTCGTCATACCCGCATGATGAATGGCAAAGCCGTACGGCAAAAGGTCTTTCAGGTCATTGCTCTTCACATTATCAGCTTCCTTCTGTAAGATCATACGGATTGCATCATCATCTCTCAAGAATCTGGAGAGAGTATCATTAGCGAGGGCAGTGTCTCGTATAGCACGAGCTGTCTTTGCAGTTTCCTTTCTGGAGTGGACAAATATAAGAACCTGATGCTTTCCAGCTGAGGCCAGCACTTTCTCATAGCACACATCATTCATCAACTGGAACCTCTGGAGTGGCTTCCTAACAGTGATACCGATGTACTGCTGAGACAGCGGAACAGGTCTGTAACTGTTATCAAAATGAAACAAGCCCTTCTTCAAGTCAACTCGCAAGAACAGCGCAACATCCTCATAGTTAGGCAATGTAGCTGACAGCCCCACCAGTCGAATGTGCTCTTTGGTGGTTTCAATTTGCCTGACGGTCCTAGCCACGATACTTTCAAGCACTGGTCCTCTGTTGTCATGAAGGAGATGAATCTCATCAATAATTAGAAGCTTCACCAGTTGCGTGTAAGTACGATCTCCCGATTTTCTGGTAATAATATCCCACTTCTCAGGAGTGGTGACAATTATCTGGGTTTCCTCAATCTGTTGGCGCGTAAGTGACTGGTCACCACTCAATTCTCTCACTGTAATGCCGTAGTGCTTCAAACGGTTAGACAGGTTACCAACAATTTCAGCAACAAGAGCTTTCATGGGTGCAACATACACGATCTTATAGTTTCCATGGTTAAATGAGCCATCCGGGTTCCGGTTCAAAGCAATCTGCTGAAGTATAGTGAGAACAGCAACATTGGTCTTCCCAGCTCCAGTGGGA
Above is a window of Punica granatum isolate Tunisia-2019 chromosome 7, ASM765513v2, whole genome shotgun sequence DNA encoding:
- the LOC116212695 gene encoding DExH-box ATP-dependent RNA helicase DExH12; its protein translation is MAHLGGGAEAHARFKQYEYRANSSLVLTTDTRPRDTHEPTGEPESLWGKIDPKSFGDRAYKGRPPELDEKLEKAKKKKKERDPLTEPPAAPRQKRPRLREESVLTTTEEGVYQPKTKETRAAYEAMLSVIQQQLGGQPLNIVSGAADEILAVLKNDSVKNPDKKKEIEKLLNSIPNPVFDQLVSIGRLITDYQDGGDGAGPTTANGDEALDDDVGVAVEFEENEEDEDDSDLDMVQEDEEEDEDVAEPNYSSAMQMGGGIDDDDFQEANEGMGLNVQDIDAYWLQRKISQAYEQQIDPQQCQKLAEEVLKILAEGDDREVETKLLVHLQFDKFSLIKFLLRNRLKIVWCTRLARAEDQDERNNIEEEMMGLGPELAAIVEQLHATRATAKERQKNLEKSIREEARRLKDESTGDEDRGRRGLVDRDNESGWVKGQRQLLDLDGLAFEQGGLLMANKRTDLPLGSFKHQSKGYEEIHVPALKPKPFDPNEELVKISSMPDWAQSAFEGMKQLNRVQSKVYQTALFSPENILLCAPTGAGKTNVAVLTILQQIALNRNPDGSFNHGNYKIVYVAPMKALVAEIVGNLSNRLKHYGITVRELSGDQSLTRQQIEETQIIVTTPEKWDIITRKSGDRTYTQLVKLLIIDEIHLLHDNRGPVLESIVARTVRQIETTKEHIRLVGLSATLPNYEDVALFLRVDLKKGLFHFDNSYRPVPLSQQYIGITVRKPLQRFQLMNDVCYEKVLASAGKHQVLIFVHSRKETAKTARAIRDTALANDTLSRFLRDDDAIRMILQKEADNVKSNDLKDLLPYGFAIHHAGMTRGDRTIVEDLFAEKVVQVLVSTATLAWGVNLPAHTVIIKGTQIYNPEKGAWTELSPLDVMQMLGRAGRPQYDSYGEGIIITGHSELQYYLSLMNQQLPIESQFVSKLADQLNAEIVLGSVQNAKEACGWLGYTYLYVRMLRNPTLYGLAPDVLTKDITLEERRADLIHTAATILDRNNLIKYDRKSGYFQVTDLGRIASYYYITHGTISTYNEHLKPTMGDIELCRLFSLSEEFKYVTVRQDEKMELAKLLDRVPIPVKESLEEPSAKINVLLQAYISQLKLEGLSLTSDMVFITQSAGRLMRALFEIVLKRGWAQLAEKALNLCKMVSKRMWSVQTPLRQFAGIPSAILTKLEKKDLAWERYYDLSAQELGELIRAPKLGRTLHKFIHQFPKLNLAAHVLPITRSVLRVELTITPDFQWEDKVHGYVEPFWVIVEDNDGEYILHHEYFLLKKQFIDEDHTLNFTVPIYEPIPPQYYIRVVSDRWLGSQTVLPVSFRHLILPEKYPPPTELLDLQPLPVTALRNPAYEALYKDFKHFNPVQTQVFTVLYNTDDNVLVAAPTGSGKTICAEFAILRNHQKAPNSLMRVVYIAPLEALAKERFRDWSKKFGPEGLGMRMVELTGESTTDLKLLDKAQIIISTPDKWDALTRRWRQRKQVQEVSLFIVDELHLIGGQGGPVLEVVVSRMRYIAAHVENKIRMVALSTSLANAKDLGEWIGATAHGLFNFPPNVRPAPLEIHIQGVDIANFEARMQAMTKPTYTAIVQHAKSGKPALVFVPTRKHVRLTAVDLMTYSSADIGGEEPAFLLHNAEDLEPFVEKVNEEMLRATLRHGVGYLHEGLSSLDQQVVMHLFEAGWIQVCVMSSSMCWGVPLSAYLVIVMGTQYYDGRENAHTDYPVTDLLQMMGRASRPLIDNSGKCVILCHAPRKEYYKKFLFEAFPVESHIQHFVHDNINAEVVAGTITNQQEAVDNITWTFMYRRLMKNPNYYGLQGTTARHLSDHLSELVENTLSDLEASKCILIEDDIQPLNLGHISAYHYVSYTTIERFSSSLTSKTRMKGLLEIVASASEYDQLPIRPGEEEVVRKLISHQRFSFDNPKCTDPHIKANALLQAHFSRQHVGGNLALDQREVVGLAIRLLHALVDVVATSGWLSPALLAMEMCQMVTQGMWEKDAVLLQLPHFTRELARRCQDNPGKPIETVFEIMELDDEARRELLQMSDSQMQDVARFCNRFPNIGVDHRVVGAERMSAEDDEDHVYRVRAGDDVYLEVNLERDMEGLPEVGPVNAPRFPKTKEEVWWLVVGDTKTNQLMAIKRLSLQRRSRVKLNFTAPSEPGSRHYMLYFMCDSYFGCDQEYKFSLDVGETMDMDGDNNDDGGRE